The Natronomonas salsuginis genomic sequence ACTCGCCTCGGACGATGTCGAGCCCGACGCGGTGGGTGATCGCCCGCTTCGAGCCGAATCGCTGTTGGCCGAAGTAGTTCGGAACGGCGATGTCTTCGTTCGATTCCTCGCCGTCGCCCGCAAACTGACGGAGTTCCTCGGCTATCGTGTCGGCGTTTTCGGGCTGGATCGCGTCTCGGACAACCAGTTCGAACTCGTTGCCGATGAGATCGCCGAACAACACCGGCCGCCCCGCCCGTCCGAGCACGTCGACGTCCGCACCGTCCACCGTTGGGAGATCGTTCGACTCGTACCTCACGGAAAACAGCTGGGTTGTGACCGCGTGTTTGTCCTTCGTCCCCGCCCACGAGACGCGCTCGCGACTGATCGCGAGCTTGTTCGAGAGCCCGGCGGCGAAATCGTTCGTGTCCCACCCTCGAAGCGTCGCCCGGAAGACGAGGTGCGGGTACGAACCGATAGCCGCGTCGAGTCCCCGGAGGTCCGCGCCGAACGCCTCTCGCTCTCGAACTCGGAAATCGGTCGGTCGGTCACGGAGGTGACCGCCGACGCCGTCGGTGTCGGTGACGTAGTACTCGATCCCGACGGCCGCTTCAATCGGGTGCGCATCGCGCATACTCGCGTGTACGCGCCGCCGAACATGCCTCTTTGTATTCGGTTCGGTGGCGGAACTCCCCGATCGACTGTGGTTGAGTTCCCGGCTCGGCACGACTGTCCGATATACGAAAGGTCTTTGATCTCCTCCCTGAACCCTGGGTACATGCATCTGTTCACTCCGTTCGAGTGTCGGGACGTAACCGCCAGAAACCGCGTGATGGTGTCGCCGATGTGTCAGTATTCTTGTGAGGACGAAGACGGCCTCGCGACTGATTGGCACCTAGTTCACCTCGGCAGTCGGGCAACCGGTGGCGCCGGCATCGTGATGACCGAGGCGACCGCGGTCGAACCGCGCGGGCGGATCTCTCCGCAGGATCTCGGTATCTGGAGCGACGAACACGCCGAGGCGCTGCGACCGATAACGGAGTACATCGAATCTCAGGGCGCGACCTCTGCGATCCAACTCGCTCACGCCGGCCGAAAGGCATCGGCGTTCAGACCGTCCGACGGCGGCGGCCCGGTCCACGGCGACTCGGGGTGGACGCCTGTGGGTCCGACCGACGAGCCGTGGCCGTACGACGAACCGCTCGAAACCGAAGGGCTCGACGCTGAGGGAATCGAAGACATCGAACAGAACTTCGTCGACGCCGCTATCCGAGCTGTCGACGTCGGCTTCGATATCATCGAACTGCACGCGGCCCACGGCTATCTACTCCACGAGTTCCTCTCGCCGGTGACGAACACCCGCGAGGACGAATACGGCGGCAGTTTCGAGAATCGGACCCGACTCGTTAAAGAGATCGTCGCCGACGTTCGCGACGTGATCCCGGAGGGAATGCCGCTCTTCGTCCGCGTTTCCGCGACCGACTGGTTCCCCGACCGCGAGTCGTGGACCGTCGAGGATTCGACCGAACTCGCCGGCGAACTGCAGTCGCTCGGCGTCGATCTCGTCGACGTGAGCGCCGGTGCGATCCATCCGGACCAACAGGTTCCGTCGACGGGCCCACATTATCAGGTTCCCTACGCCGAGCAGGTCGCCGAAAGCGGCATACCGGTCGGCACTGTCGGTGCCATCACGACCCCCGAGGGCGCGGACGAGATCATCCGCAACGGTCGCGCCGATCTCGCGATCCTCGGCCGCGAACATCTCCGCGATCCCTACTTCGCGGTCCACGCCGCACAGGAACTCGGGCGCGACGGCCCCGTTCCGAGACAGTACCACCGCGCGTTCTGAACCTCGACGGTGCGATTTTCGTTCAATAGAGGCGCAGATCGCCGGTCACCTTGTCGACGATGTTTTCGGGACCCGGACCGACCGCGAGCGTCGTCACGGTCCCTGGTTCGAGCTGCGTGTGACCGGCGTCGGTCACGAGCGCGTACGGGAGCCGCTCCTGACGCGCCCTGTCTGCGAGTTCCCGAAGCTGCTTTTGACCAGCTCCCTTCAGAACGATCTTCTTTTGACCGCCAGATGTCCACTTCCGTTGGGCGTCCGAGTCGGCGTTTTCGTACGCTTTCAACGAGGCGTGTGCGACCTGCGCCGCGAGCTTTCCCGTCCCCATCCCGATGTCCGTCCGCGCGACGATTGCCTGTTTCATACGTGTCGTCTCGGGACACCCGTTCGTGAACGTTCCGACGCTACGTCGGTCGCCGTCGCTCGCGCCGGTCGACGTCCATCACGTCGGAGAGATCCTCGAGCGCCGCGCTCGCCACAGCCTCCGGTTCGATCGGTGCGGCATCCCACGCGGGAAGTCTGGCATCGCTCCCCGGCGAATCGATCACGTCGGCGTATGCATCGATCTGTGCCAATTCGTCCCGTTGGTCGTACTCGAATTCGTTGAATACGGCATCGAGCGCGTAGCTCTCAACGATCCGTTCGGCCGCGACGCGATATCGACGTTCGAGCGTTTCGTACGTCGGCTCGACGCCGTTCTCATCGAGTGCTTGGAAAAGCGTCTGCCCGACCTGTCGAGCCATATCCGTGAGTCCACTCGGTCCCGAGACCGCGCGGTGATCGTGTTCGTGGACGCCGAGATCGACCTGTGCCGACCCATCCGCGCCTACCAGTCGAAACGCCTCGCCGAGCGTCCCGACCTCTAATCCCCAGCCGCGTTGGATACGGAGTCGGCGTGCCAACCGACCGGTCGTGGCGAACTCCCCGGCGAGCGCGTACCGAAACGCGCCGAGGTACTCGAGTACCGGCGCGTCGCGTTCGGCCCGTATCGCTTCGATCAACGGCCGATAGAACAGCCTGAAGAGCCGACCGTACAGCCGATCGTTCTCGATGCGAGCGTAGTACCCCTTCGAGAACGCCTTCCCGTGTGCGAGCGGGAAGAGAAGTTTTGGGACGTGACGCGCGTCGTAGCTTTTCGCATCGGCGTCGTGGACGACGACGTACTCGCTGTCGCTCGCGACGCCGAGCGCAAGCCACACGTCGCGGCCCTTCCCGCGCGTTCCGTTGAGATCGGCGTTCGAAAGCAGTTCCGAGAGTCGCGGCCCGTCACACCACAGTATCGACAACGGAAGATCGACCCCGTCGAGCCACTCGACGACCGCTTCGACTCGATCCGCAGACGCGCGTAGCGGAACGACAACGCGCTCCGGGGAGACGACTTCGAGCGCCGAGAGAACGCGTTCGGCAGCCAATCCGGCGTGTTCTCGCTCTGTCATCGGGACGACAACAGTCGCGCTGTCCGTCGGGGCGGCTGGGCTGGCGTCGCCGAAGTCGTGGAGCGTCGCGATACCCTCTTGGACGTATTCCATCGCCTATCGATACGGCCCGAGCGGCGAAAAAGGCCGGGCTTGCGGCATCGCGTGCCGTCTGCGATATCGCGGGTCGATCCGACTCATCCATCGCTGCGATACGCGTCGATCGCCGCCCGGTAGCCCTCCCGATAGGTCGGGTACGCGAACCGATAGCCCAGCCCGCGAACCCGCTCGTTCGAGCATCGTTTGCTCGTCAGGATTCGCCGCCGGGCGGCGTCCGTGAGTCCTTCGTCGTCGAGTCGATCCGCTTTCGTCCGCTTTGGCGGACGCTCGACGCCGCACTCGTCGGCCAGCCAGTCGGCGAACGTCCACTTGTCGACCGGCTCGTCGTCGACGGCCAACAACAGCTTCTCGTCGGTCGACTCCAGCAGGAACCGAACGATACCGGCGGCGTCGTCGCGGTGAATCATGTTCAGGTATCCCTCCGTTACCGGCCCGTTCAGGTATCGATCCAACCGGTACCGACCCGGGCCGTAGAGTCCGGCGAACCGCGCGACTGCACCATCGATGTCGTACTCCTGCGCCAGCTCCCGGGCGATCCGTTCGGCCTCGGCGAGCACTCGCGTCTTGTCTGTCGTCGGCGAGAGCGGCGTCTCCTCGTCAACCCAGTCGCCGCCGTGATCGCCGTACACGCCCGTACTCGAGGTGTACACCAACCGATCTGGGACTGAGTCTCGTTCGCCGAACGTCTCGATGACTGTCCGGAGCCCATCGACGTAGACGCGCTCGGCGGCGGCCGCCCCGCGACCACCCGATGACGCCGAAAAGACGAGCGCGTCCACGTCCGGGATCGCACCGAGTGATCCCGGATCGGTCACGTCGGCTTCGATCGCGTCCGCGCCCGTCTCCTCGACGGCGGCGAGGCCGTCCCCGGACCGTCGAACGCCGATCACGTCGTGTTCGCGACCGAGCTGTCGAGCGAGTTCGAGTCCGACGTATCCGCAGCCGAGAATCCCCACCCGCATCGTCACCGCGCCCCGTCAATGTACTGATACAGCAGCGCGAACTCCCGCAGCGTCATCGGGAACCGCCCCTCGATCTTCGACTGTATCTCGCGGGCTTCGAGCTCACCGTCGAGGCCGGACTCGACGGCTTCGACGTCCAGAACCGCCGTCGTCATCCCCATGAGCAACTCGTCCCTCGCGATCGTCGCGATCGTCTCCGCGTCGATCGTCTCGTCAACGAGCGCCAGGATCGATGCCGCCTCTTCGAGCGTCAACTCTGGTCGGCCGCCGTCGAGCAGTTCGCGCAGTCGCGCTGTATCGACATCGGATCGATCCGCGGCCGTCTCGACGCCATGGTCGGTGATCGCGTCGACCATCGCCTCGAGATACAGTTCGTAGAGTTCCGTCGGCGTTCGATCGCCCGGCGAGTCAACCTCGTGGAGCATACGCCCCGTTCGGCCCCCCGGTTGAAGTAGCGTTCGGGCCGTCGGTTACACTCCCGAATCCCACCCCGGCGAGTATTTGTACGGTTCCCCGTCCGTGTCACCGACGCCACGTGGTCCCGGTGGAACGACGACGACGACCGCGGTCTGGGTCCGAAACGACACTTGCTCAGACGTTCCGAGTCGCCGCTCGTCGCCGTCGTGCGTGACCCATGCGGTTCGTCCGTCCCTCAGATACGTCGTCGCGCCCGTTCCGTCGCCGCGGTTCGTCCAGACGGCGAACCGCTCGTACTGCCCGTCGACGGTCACGTACCAGACGTTCGCGGTCGCGTACCAGTATCCCGGGACCGGCGCGAGGGGAAGGCCGGCCGGAATCGCTCCCAGCCGTTTCCCGAGCTTTTTCTTTCGCTTCCGCTCCGCTTCGTTCTCGATGCCGTCCGCGAGCAGGTTCTTGAGCTCGGTGTTTACCTCCGCTTGAACCCGCTGCTGTGCTTCGGTCGTCGTCGGTTCCGACGGTCGCGCCGCGGCTTCGGTGAGTTCCGTATCTAGCCGTGTCCGTAATCGGAGTTCGAGACGCTCGGTCGTGGCCGGGCCGTCGATCTTGGCGGCGGCCCGTTCGATCGTCGTCCCGTTTGTGAGCATGAGCGCCTCGTCGGCGGTCGACGCGTCAGTTCGGAGCGCCGCTCTCGCGTCGCGTTCCGACACGCCGGTGTCGACCAGTTCGTCGATCAGTTCACCTCGGACGTACGCCGTCGAATCCTCGACGTCCCCCTCGAGTTCCTCGTATCGCCCGCCCCCAGCCTCGGCCGCCGCCAGCGTCCGCGCCGCCGTCGACAACGAGACGCGCCCGGTCCCCAAGAACGGGATCCGACTGACGATACCGTCAGCGACCTGTCCGTGCGGCGAACTGAAGACGTTGATCGATCGCGTCGAGAGCGGATAGATCGTTCCGGCGCCCGGTTCGTCGATCCGATCCTGCGTCACTTCGCTCGTCGTGAGATACGAGGGAGCGGTGTCGACCGCCATCGACAGGTGTCCGGCCGGATCACTCACCCGATCGGCCGACGGGTTCGACGCGGCCCTGTGCGCGTCCAGCGCCCCGCCGAGCCGATCGGAGCCGATGTGCTTCCCGACCGCATCGCCGATTCCGTCGCTGGCCGCATCGAACGTGTCCGTTCGGGTTTTGAGCTCCGAATCGAGCGAGTCGAGGTATTCGAGTCGCACCGCGAGACGCGTCCGCTCGCGCGCCGTCCGGTCGGCGTCGATCAGCAGCTCGTCCCGTTGGCTCCCGATCTTTCGGTGTAACCGCTCCGCCGGGTTTGCCCGCCCCGTACCGACCGCGGGTGCCGGAAGCGTTACCCGGACGGC encodes the following:
- a CDS encoding DUF5791 family protein → MLHEVDSPGDRTPTELYELYLEAMVDAITDHGVETAADRSDVDTARLRELLDGGRPELTLEEAASILALVDETIDAETIATIARDELLMGMTTAVLDVEAVESGLDGELEAREIQSKIEGRFPMTLREFALLYQYIDGAR
- a CDS encoding glycosyl transferase family 2, with protein sequence MEYVQEGIATLHDFGDASPAAPTDSATVVVPMTEREHAGLAAERVLSALEVVSPERVVVPLRASADRVEAVVEWLDGVDLPLSILWCDGPRLSELLSNADLNGTRGKGRDVWLALGVASDSEYVVVHDADAKSYDARHVPKLLFPLAHGKAFSKGYYARIENDRLYGRLFRLFYRPLIEAIRAERDAPVLEYLGAFRYALAGEFATTGRLARRLRIQRGWGLEVGTLGEAFRLVGADGSAQVDLGVHEHDHRAVSGPSGLTDMARQVGQTLFQALDENGVEPTYETLERRYRVAAERIVESYALDAVFNEFEYDQRDELAQIDAYADVIDSPGSDARLPAWDAAPIEPEAVASAALEDLSDVMDVDRRERRRPT
- a CDS encoding SDR family oxidoreductase; protein product: MRVGILGCGYVGLELARQLGREHDVIGVRRSGDGLAAVEETGADAIEADVTDPGSLGAIPDVDALVFSASSGGRGAAAAERVYVDGLRTVIETFGERDSVPDRLVYTSSTGVYGDHGGDWVDEETPLSPTTDKTRVLAEAERIARELAQEYDIDGAVARFAGLYGPGRYRLDRYLNGPVTEGYLNMIHRDDAAGIVRFLLESTDEKLLLAVDDEPVDKWTFADWLADECGVERPPKRTKADRLDDEGLTDAARRRILTSKRCSNERVRGLGYRFAYPTYREGYRAAIDAYRSDG
- a CDS encoding NADH:flavin oxidoreductase/NADH oxidase, translated to MHLFTPFECRDVTARNRVMVSPMCQYSCEDEDGLATDWHLVHLGSRATGGAGIVMTEATAVEPRGRISPQDLGIWSDEHAEALRPITEYIESQGATSAIQLAHAGRKASAFRPSDGGGPVHGDSGWTPVGPTDEPWPYDEPLETEGLDAEGIEDIEQNFVDAAIRAVDVGFDIIELHAAHGYLLHEFLSPVTNTREDEYGGSFENRTRLVKEIVADVRDVIPEGMPLFVRVSATDWFPDRESWTVEDSTELAGELQSLGVDLVDVSAGAIHPDQQVPSTGPHYQVPYAEQVAESGIPVGTVGAITTPEGADEIIRNGRADLAILGREHLRDPYFAVHAAQELGRDGPVPRQYHRAF
- the pth2 gene encoding peptidyl-tRNA hydrolase Pth2; amino-acid sequence: MKQAIVARTDIGMGTGKLAAQVAHASLKAYENADSDAQRKWTSGGQKKIVLKGAGQKQLRELADRARQERLPYALVTDAGHTQLEPGTVTTLAVGPGPENIVDKVTGDLRLY